In one window of Carcharodon carcharias isolate sCarCar2 chromosome 14, sCarCar2.pri, whole genome shotgun sequence DNA:
- the LOC121287515 gene encoding uncharacterized protein LOC121287515 has product MALKTFAFNTTEMQTSIQPYSWSWNPALCIKGSSTKQLTPSASQSLNSSQEGTSSIEELEISSLEDPSSRLPTPSTAQRHTAWWDLDPERLGFTVQWSLDMCLQQEAGSAKLPSNWRTAGEEASERSESDDEPLDSAFQFIVKRQQKTGKHHAELLQPSWSAFACSLMKFPLNFVFCICSFPQKSLSGDANIAVNTSWLTV; this is encoded by the exons ATGGCCTTGAAGACATTTGCATTTAACACCACAGAGATGCAAACGTCCATACAACCCTATTCATGGAGCTGGAATCCTGCACTTTGCATAAAAG GGAGCTCTaccaagcaactgacaccctcagccagtcagtccctcaactccagccaagagggcacctcctccattgaagagctggaaataagcagcctagaagacCCATCATCACGCTTACCCACTCCctccacagcacagagacacacagcttggtgggacctagatccagaGAGGCTTGGGTTCACAGTCCAGTGGTCACTGGACATGTGTCTGCaacaggaggcaggttcagccaaactCCCCAgcaattggaggactgctggagaagaggcatctgagaggtcagagtcagatgatgagcctctggattcagccttccaattcATCGTGAAGCGTCAGCAAAAGACAGGGAAACATCACGCAGAACTGTTACAACCGAGTTGGAGTGCgttcgcctgctctctgatgaagtttcctttaaattttgtcttttgtatTTGCAGTTTCCCt CAAAAATCACTTTCTGGTGATGCTAACATTGCTGTAAACACATCCTGGCTAACAGTGTGA